In Anopheles gambiae chromosome 2, idAnoGambNW_F1_1, whole genome shotgun sequence, a single window of DNA contains:
- the LOC1281933 gene encoding ras-specific guanine nucleotide-releasing factor 2 isoform X4 encodes MLSPKMQRSVRVNENQLIMLSDRAQYDHSMHGYLHKRTSDNNKWQMRWFVLYQNLLFYYESEQSSRPSGLIFLEGCYCERLVSAPSISGPPISTSTGQAPKIIKEEKLQHCFTICYRRENQRQYELRAATESECSAWIIAIREASFNKLLLQKEELEQKHVHLLQVVESEKTAKWQYTQQCEELASEIRKLRAEICVLRKETRSSYSATPVGRGSFSVPGDSQDDHGSLPGLCASVQDSIELRKIKKVQSFFRGWLCRRRWKQIVEEYIRSPHAESMRKRNHLVFSMVEAEEEYLEQLEVLVACFLRPFKMAASSKRPPCSHEDVNSIFLNSETVLFLHQIFLKGLTSRLESWPTLVLGDLFDMLLPMLSIYQEYVRNHHYSLQVLTECKSNTNFATVLKRLEAKPACQGRSLETFLTYPMHQIPRYIITLHELLAHTPHDHVERKSLQNARQQLEDLSRQMHDEVSETENLRKNLAVERMIVEGCDILLDVNQVFVRQGSLVQVPPGRGRIRSRLASFKSERDAVRQCFLFSNHMIIATRTSGGRLHLLPDVGKIPLADATLVEDPSEVQHDDEDASVCSASTRGSTLSVTESVNAGNRDFKIFVESKSGARHGIHLVAPTIQDKEAWISDISQCLDNIHMHSLLSPGIGGSSGASLLAGHQALRADPRLFKDDVDIRFSRTLNSCKLPQVRYATPERLLQRLTDLRFLSIDFLNTFLLTYRVFTDGETVLNALKSVFYDPPVEPSCDCEHQTDFLELPYQDGRASPRRTSGASSVSGYCSEGADRDRSMSGDSTGLRFRGSRRGYQNHQNSEQETLSWIPEQVGPVIIHSTHHLNEKVVEEKPIEPTPTGGTVHLQSKSQHQLHQQPQDDSYLVIPKTMPGSSSSDTLTETAMSGPSSPSNLSSVTLVGSTGSGGQDKSDDTPTEGTFKYGKAPTSPLPERVNPRAHKMATLATAAPPTPTICTTDTSQTEEEEPGQASRTPDKQQQPALDHQQHSPQHQQQQIKTPPTPPTVTTTPCYSPANGQPPNGAPSPLHQPLQQQQSLPLKSEQATIVQGRLEIGGPKIVTQPYLTTTTTTTVTITTTTTATSTKSISPPHLLPMDRRPSVGHNIAIPHAALCQHRHSLQLNGDGSLFSKSEKTSSSPRLTTRKFSAPKTPERQRKSLFGTPQRDRDSSSMGPDPLWSSTSTAAAAFAIATSASSNPRDEPPEVEARNRKESVVSSPATMRVLNVLRHWVSKHFQDFEQDAALRSQTIAFLDDITCSPNLLPTEHRAASQLLRLLCRDDIDSGKLMLEILLTPPQTPSKESIETLSALEIAEQMTYLDHQIFLAIRSEEFLGQAWMKSDKKSRAEHIILMTKRFNDGSRLVCSEIVSRSNMAARVAAIEKWTAVADICRCLHNFNGVLQICAAFTNAAVYRLKKTWDKVPRTIKSTITKLQAVVCSDGRFRVMREALHRCDPPCIPYLGMYLTDLSFIEEGTPDFTPDGLLNFSKMRMIAHVIREIRHFQQTPYKIDHIPKVTSYLLDTSLLLDDDELYHKSLQIEPRSSRLSAPNTANV; translated from the exons CATTGCTTCACTATTTGCTACCGACGAGAAAATCAGAGACAGTACGAACTGCGCGCCGCCACTGAGTCAGAGTGCTCAGCCTGGATTATTGCAATAAGAGAGGCAAG CTTCAACAAACTGCTGCTCCAGAAGGAGGAACTCGAGCAGAAGCATGTCCATCTGTTGCAAGTGGTCGAAAGCGAGAAAACGGCCAAATGGCAGTACACTCAGCAGTGCGAGGAGCTGGCTTCGGAAATACGGAAGCTACGTGCCGAG ATTTGTGTGCTCAGGAAGGAGACCCGCTCGAGCTACTCGGCCACGCCGGTCGGGCGGGGCAGCTTCAGTGTGCCGGGCGACTCGCAGGACGACCACGGTTCGCTGCCGGGGCTGTGCGCCTCGGTGCAGGATTCGATCGAGCTGCGCAAAATCAAGAAGGTGCAGAGCTTCTTCCGCGGCTGGCTGTGCCGCCGGCGCTGGAAGCAGATCGTGGAGGAGTACATCCGGTCGCCGCACGCGGAAAGCATGCGCAAGCGGAACCATCTCGTGTTCAGCATGGTCGAGGCGGAGGAGGAGTACCTCGAGCAGCTGGAGGTGCTGGTCGCGTGCTTCCTGCGCCCGTTCAAGATGGCAGCCAGCTCGAAGCGGCCGCCCTGCTCGCACGAGGACGTCAACTCGATCTTTCTCAACTCGGAGACGGTTCTGTTCCTGCACCAGATATTCCTGAAGGGATTGACCTCACGGCTGGAGTCGTGGCCGACGCTAGTGCTTG GCGATCTGTTCGACATGCTGCTGCCCATGCTGAGCATCTACCAGGAGTATGTGCGCAACCACCATTACAGTCTACAGGTGCTGACCGAGTGCAAGAGCAACACCAACTTTGCCACGGTGCTGAAGCGGCTGGAGGCGAAACCGGCCTGCCAGGGGCGCAGTCTCGAAACGTTCCTCACCTACCCGATGCATCAGATCCCGCGGTACATCATCACGCTGCACGAGCTGCTCGCCCACACGCCCCACGATCATGTCGAGCGGAAGAGTCTGCAAAATGCGCGCCAGCAGCTCGAAGATCTGTCGCGTCAAATGCACGACGAGGTGTCGGAAACGGAGAATCTCCGCAAGAATCTCGCCGTCGAGCGAATGATTGTCGAGGGGTGCGATATTCTGCTCGACGTCAATCAGGTGTTTGTAAGGCAAG GAAGCTTGGTACAAGTGCCGCCCGGTCGAGGGCGAATACGCAGCCGCCTGGCCTCCTTTAAAAGCGAGCGTGATGCAGTGCGGCAATGTTTCCTCTTCTCGAACCACATGATTATAGCAACAAG AACCTCGGGGGGCCGCCTGCATCTTCTGCCGGACGTTGGGAAGATTCCCTTAGCCGATGCAACGCTGGTCGAGGATCCGAGCGAGGTGCAGCACGACGATGAGGATGCTTCGGTTTGTTCCGCATCTACCCGGGGCAGTACGCTGAGCGTAACAGAGTCGGTAAATGCGGGCAACCGAGATTTTAAGATATTTGTCGAGTCAAAATCGGGCGCCCGTCATGGAATTCATCTGGTAGCGCCGACCATTCAGGACAAGGAAGCCTGGATAAGTGACATATCGCAGTGTTTGGATAATATCCACATGCACTCTTTGCTTTCGCCGGGAATTGGGGGATCTTCGGGAG CATCTCTTCTTGCAGGCCATCAAGCATTACGGGCCGATCCGCGACTCTTCAAGGATGACGTAGACATCCGCTTCTCGCGTACGTTGAACTCGTGCAAACTGCCACAGGTGCGCTATGCCACACCGGAGCGTTTGCTGCAGCGTCTTACAGATCTGCGGTTCCTGTCGATAGACTTTCTGAACACATTTCTGCTCACGTATCGAGTGTTTACGGACGGTGAAACGGTGCTCAATGCGCTGAAGAGCGTTTTCTACGATCCGCCCGTAGAGCCATCGTGCGATTGCGAACATCAGACCGACTTTCTTGAGCTACCGTACCAAGATGGGCGCGCTTCTCCTCGCCGCACGTCCGGAGCGAGCTCCGTTTCCG GCTACTGTTCGGAAGGCGCTGACCGGGATCGTTCGATGAGCGGCGACTCAACAGGTCTACGCTTTCGGGGATCTCGCCGGGGCTATCAAAATCACCAGAACTCGGAGCAGGAAACCCTCTCCTGGATACCGGAGCAGGTGGGCCCCGTAATCATCCACAGCACGCACCATCTGAACGAGAAGGTGGTGGAGGAGAAACCGATCGAACCAACTCCAACGGGAGGCACCGTACATTTGCAAAGTAAATCTCAGCACCAGCTTCACCAGCAACCGCAGGACGACTCGTACCTGGTAATACCGAAGACGATGCCCGGCTCGAGTAGCTCCGATACTTTAACAG AAACGGCCATGAGTGGCCCTTCCTCCCCGTCCAATCTGAGCAGCGTCACACTGGTAGGTTCAACCGGTTCCGGCGGACAGGATAAATCAGACGACACGCCCACGGAGGGCACGTTCAAGTACGGGAAAGCGCCCACCAGCCCATTGCCGGAGCGTGTTAATCCTAGGGCACACAAAATGGCCACCCTCGCCACCGCAGCGCCCCCGACGCCTACCATCTGCACGACGGACACAAGCCAAACGGAGGAAGAGGAACCGGGACAAGCATCAAGAACGCCCGACAAACAACAGCAGCCAGCGCTGGATCACCAGCAACATTCGccgcaacatcagcagcaacaaattaaaacaccTCCAACGCCCCCGACCGTAACGACCACTCCCTGCTACAGCCCCGCGAACGGGCAGCCTCCTAATGGGGCACCTTCCCCGCTGCACCAGCcgttacagcagcagcaatcactTCCGCTAAAGTCGGAACAAGCCACCATCGTGCAGGGACGGCTCGAGATTGGAGGTCCGAAAATCGTAACTCAACCTTATCTGACGACCACGACTACAACGACGGTTACgataacgacgacgacaacggccACGTCCACCAAGAGCATCTCGCCGCCCCATCTGCTGCCGATGGACCGGCGCCCGAGCGTTGGCCACAACATTGCCATACCGCATGCAGCGCTGTGTCAACATCGGCACAGCCTGCAGCTCAACGGGGATGGCAGTCTTTTCAGCAAG AGTGAAAAGACAAGCAGCAGCCCACGTTTGACGACCAGGAAATTTTCCGCCCCAAAGACACCGGAACGACAGCGCAAGAGTCTGTTCGGAACGCCTCAACGAGATCGCGATTCTTCCAG TATGGGACCGGACCCGCTATG GAGTAGCACATCGACGGCAGCGGCGGCATTCGCGATCGCTACCTCAGCCTCCAGCAATCCCCGGGATGAGCCCCCCGAGGTGGAGGCTAGGAACCGAAAGGAATCCGTCGTCAGCTCGCCGGCCACGATGCGAGTGCTGAACGTGCTGCGACACTGGGTGTCGAAGCACTTCCAGGACTTTGAGCAGGATGCAGCTCTGCGCAGTCAGACGATAGCCTTCCTGGACGACATCACCTGCAGTCCGAACCTATTGCCCACTGAGCATCGAGCTGCATCGCAACTGCTGCGACTACTCTGCCGCGACGACATCGACAGCGGGAAGCTAATGCTCGAGATACTGCTTACACCACCGCAG ACTCCGAGCAAAGAAAGCATCGAGACACTGTCGGCGCTGGAGATTGCGGAACAGATGACGTATTTGGATCACCAGATATTCCTGGCCATACGTAGCGA AGAGTTTCTTGGTCAGGCCTGGATGAAATCGGACAAAAAGTCGCGTGCGGAACATATCATTCTTATGACGAAACGTTTCAACGATGGCTCACGATTAGTTTGCTCGGAAATAGTGTCAAG GAGCAACATGGCAGCGCGGGTAGCGGCCATCGAGAAGTGGACAGCCGTGGCGGACATTTGCCGCTGCTTGCACAACTTTAACGGGGTGCTGCAGATCTGTGCCGCCTTCACGAATGCGGCCGTTTATCGACTGAAAAAGACCTGGGACAAAGTACCTAGAACA ATCAAATCGACAATCACTAAACTGCAGGCCGTGGTGTGCTCGGATGGAAGGTTTCGTGTGATGCGCGAGGCACTGCACCGGTGCGATCCACCCTGCATTCCGTACCTGGGCATGTATCTGACCGACCTGTCCTTCATCGAGGAGGGCACGCCCGACTTTACACCGGATGGACTGCTCAACTTCTCCAAAATGCGTATG ATTGCCCACGTTATACGTGAGATACGCCACTTCCAACAGACGCCGTACAAAATTGATCACATACCGAAAGTTACATCCTACCTCCTGGATACATCGTTGCTGCTGGACGACGACGAATTGTACCACAAATCATTGCAGATCGAACCGCGAAGCTCCCGTCTCAGTGCACCGAACACGGCGAACGTTTAA
- the LOC1281933 gene encoding ras-specific guanine nucleotide-releasing factor 2 isoform X2, with amino-acid sequence MLSPKMQRSVRVNENQLIMLSDRAQYDHSMHGYLHKRTSDNNKWQMRWFVLYQNLLFYYESEQSSRPSGLIFLEGCYCERLVSAPSISGPPISTSTGQAPKIIKEEKLQHCFTICYRRENQRQYELRAATESECSAWIIAIREASFNKLLLQKEELEQKHVHLLQVVESEKTAKWQYTQQCEELASEIRKLRAEICVLRKETRSSYSATPVGRGSFSVPGDSQDDHGSLPGLCASVQDSIELRKIKKVQSFFRGWLCRRRWKQIVEEYIRSPHAESMRKRNHLVFSMVEAEEEYLEQLEVLVACFLRPFKMAASSKRPPCSHEDVNSIFLNSETVLFLHQIFLKGLTSRLESWPTLVLGDLFDMLLPMLSIYQEYVRNHHYSLQVLTECKSNTNFATVLKRLEAKPACQGRSLETFLTYPMHQIPRYIITLHELLAHTPHDHVERKSLQNARQQLEDLSRQMHDEVSETENLRKNLAVERMIVEGCDILLDVNQVFVRQGSLVQVPPGRGRIRSRLASFKSERDAVRQCFLFSNHMIIATRTSGGRLHLLPDVGKIPLADATLVEDPSEVQHDDEDASVCSASTRGSTLSVTESVNAGNRDFKIFVESKSGARHGIHLVAPTIQDKEAWISDISQCLDNIHMHSLLSPGIGGSSGGHQALRADPRLFKDDVDIRFSRTLNSCKLPQVRYATPERLLQRLTDLRFLSIDFLNTFLLTYRVFTDGETVLNALKSVFYDPPVEPSCDCEHQTDFLELPYQDGRASPRRTSGASSVSGYCSEGADRDRSMSGDSTGLRFRGSRRGYQNHQNSEQETLSWIPEQVGPVIIHSTHHLNEKVVEEKPIEPTPTGGTVHLQSKSQHQLHQQPQDDSYLVIPKTMPGSSSSDTLTETAMSGPSSPSNLSSVTLVGSTGSGGQDKSDDTPTEGTFKYGKAPTSPLPERVNPRAHKMATLATAAPPTPTICTTDTSQTEEEEPGQASRTPDKQQQPALDHQQHSPQHQQQQIKTPPTPPTVTTTPCYSPANGQPPNGAPSPLHQPLQQQQSLPLKSEQATIVQGRLEIGGPKIVTQPYLTTTTTTTVTITTTTTATSTKSISPPHLLPMDRRPSVGHNIAIPHAALCQHRHSLQLNGDGSLFSKSEKTSSSPRLTTRKFSAPKTPERQRKSLFGTPQRDRDSSSTRRFSESDDDMATSIFTTPRGSLGGVSLNTISSRASMQHDPVPHCSSKVGVVITSYRQSQRSMGPDPLWSSTSTAAAAFAIATSASSNPRDEPPEVEARNRKESVVSSPATMRVLNVLRHWVSKHFQDFEQDAALRSQTIAFLDDITCSPNLLPTEHRAASQLLRLLCRDDIDSGKLMLEILLTPPQTPSKESIETLSALEIAEQMTYLDHQIFLAIRSEEFLGQAWMKSDKKSRAEHIILMTKRFNDGSRLVCSEIVSRSNMAARVAAIEKWTAVADICRCLHNFNGVLQICAAFTNAAVYRLKKTWDKVPRTIKSTITKLQAVVCSDGRFRVMREALHRCDPPCIPYLGMYLTDLSFIEEGTPDFTPDGLLNFSKMRMIAHVIREIRHFQQTPYKIDHIPKVTSYLLDTSLLLDDDELYHKSLQIEPRSSRLSAPNTANV; translated from the exons CATTGCTTCACTATTTGCTACCGACGAGAAAATCAGAGACAGTACGAACTGCGCGCCGCCACTGAGTCAGAGTGCTCAGCCTGGATTATTGCAATAAGAGAGGCAAG CTTCAACAAACTGCTGCTCCAGAAGGAGGAACTCGAGCAGAAGCATGTCCATCTGTTGCAAGTGGTCGAAAGCGAGAAAACGGCCAAATGGCAGTACACTCAGCAGTGCGAGGAGCTGGCTTCGGAAATACGGAAGCTACGTGCCGAG ATTTGTGTGCTCAGGAAGGAGACCCGCTCGAGCTACTCGGCCACGCCGGTCGGGCGGGGCAGCTTCAGTGTGCCGGGCGACTCGCAGGACGACCACGGTTCGCTGCCGGGGCTGTGCGCCTCGGTGCAGGATTCGATCGAGCTGCGCAAAATCAAGAAGGTGCAGAGCTTCTTCCGCGGCTGGCTGTGCCGCCGGCGCTGGAAGCAGATCGTGGAGGAGTACATCCGGTCGCCGCACGCGGAAAGCATGCGCAAGCGGAACCATCTCGTGTTCAGCATGGTCGAGGCGGAGGAGGAGTACCTCGAGCAGCTGGAGGTGCTGGTCGCGTGCTTCCTGCGCCCGTTCAAGATGGCAGCCAGCTCGAAGCGGCCGCCCTGCTCGCACGAGGACGTCAACTCGATCTTTCTCAACTCGGAGACGGTTCTGTTCCTGCACCAGATATTCCTGAAGGGATTGACCTCACGGCTGGAGTCGTGGCCGACGCTAGTGCTTG GCGATCTGTTCGACATGCTGCTGCCCATGCTGAGCATCTACCAGGAGTATGTGCGCAACCACCATTACAGTCTACAGGTGCTGACCGAGTGCAAGAGCAACACCAACTTTGCCACGGTGCTGAAGCGGCTGGAGGCGAAACCGGCCTGCCAGGGGCGCAGTCTCGAAACGTTCCTCACCTACCCGATGCATCAGATCCCGCGGTACATCATCACGCTGCACGAGCTGCTCGCCCACACGCCCCACGATCATGTCGAGCGGAAGAGTCTGCAAAATGCGCGCCAGCAGCTCGAAGATCTGTCGCGTCAAATGCACGACGAGGTGTCGGAAACGGAGAATCTCCGCAAGAATCTCGCCGTCGAGCGAATGATTGTCGAGGGGTGCGATATTCTGCTCGACGTCAATCAGGTGTTTGTAAGGCAAG GAAGCTTGGTACAAGTGCCGCCCGGTCGAGGGCGAATACGCAGCCGCCTGGCCTCCTTTAAAAGCGAGCGTGATGCAGTGCGGCAATGTTTCCTCTTCTCGAACCACATGATTATAGCAACAAG AACCTCGGGGGGCCGCCTGCATCTTCTGCCGGACGTTGGGAAGATTCCCTTAGCCGATGCAACGCTGGTCGAGGATCCGAGCGAGGTGCAGCACGACGATGAGGATGCTTCGGTTTGTTCCGCATCTACCCGGGGCAGTACGCTGAGCGTAACAGAGTCGGTAAATGCGGGCAACCGAGATTTTAAGATATTTGTCGAGTCAAAATCGGGCGCCCGTCATGGAATTCATCTGGTAGCGCCGACCATTCAGGACAAGGAAGCCTGGATAAGTGACATATCGCAGTGTTTGGATAATATCCACATGCACTCTTTGCTTTCGCCGGGAATTGGGGGATCTTCGGGAG GCCATCAAGCATTACGGGCCGATCCGCGACTCTTCAAGGATGACGTAGACATCCGCTTCTCGCGTACGTTGAACTCGTGCAAACTGCCACAGGTGCGCTATGCCACACCGGAGCGTTTGCTGCAGCGTCTTACAGATCTGCGGTTCCTGTCGATAGACTTTCTGAACACATTTCTGCTCACGTATCGAGTGTTTACGGACGGTGAAACGGTGCTCAATGCGCTGAAGAGCGTTTTCTACGATCCGCCCGTAGAGCCATCGTGCGATTGCGAACATCAGACCGACTTTCTTGAGCTACCGTACCAAGATGGGCGCGCTTCTCCTCGCCGCACGTCCGGAGCGAGCTCCGTTTCCG GCTACTGTTCGGAAGGCGCTGACCGGGATCGTTCGATGAGCGGCGACTCAACAGGTCTACGCTTTCGGGGATCTCGCCGGGGCTATCAAAATCACCAGAACTCGGAGCAGGAAACCCTCTCCTGGATACCGGAGCAGGTGGGCCCCGTAATCATCCACAGCACGCACCATCTGAACGAGAAGGTGGTGGAGGAGAAACCGATCGAACCAACTCCAACGGGAGGCACCGTACATTTGCAAAGTAAATCTCAGCACCAGCTTCACCAGCAACCGCAGGACGACTCGTACCTGGTAATACCGAAGACGATGCCCGGCTCGAGTAGCTCCGATACTTTAACAG AAACGGCCATGAGTGGCCCTTCCTCCCCGTCCAATCTGAGCAGCGTCACACTGGTAGGTTCAACCGGTTCCGGCGGACAGGATAAATCAGACGACACGCCCACGGAGGGCACGTTCAAGTACGGGAAAGCGCCCACCAGCCCATTGCCGGAGCGTGTTAATCCTAGGGCACACAAAATGGCCACCCTCGCCACCGCAGCGCCCCCGACGCCTACCATCTGCACGACGGACACAAGCCAAACGGAGGAAGAGGAACCGGGACAAGCATCAAGAACGCCCGACAAACAACAGCAGCCAGCGCTGGATCACCAGCAACATTCGccgcaacatcagcagcaacaaattaaaacaccTCCAACGCCCCCGACCGTAACGACCACTCCCTGCTACAGCCCCGCGAACGGGCAGCCTCCTAATGGGGCACCTTCCCCGCTGCACCAGCcgttacagcagcagcaatcactTCCGCTAAAGTCGGAACAAGCCACCATCGTGCAGGGACGGCTCGAGATTGGAGGTCCGAAAATCGTAACTCAACCTTATCTGACGACCACGACTACAACGACGGTTACgataacgacgacgacaacggccACGTCCACCAAGAGCATCTCGCCGCCCCATCTGCTGCCGATGGACCGGCGCCCGAGCGTTGGCCACAACATTGCCATACCGCATGCAGCGCTGTGTCAACATCGGCACAGCCTGCAGCTCAACGGGGATGGCAGTCTTTTCAGCAAG AGTGAAAAGACAAGCAGCAGCCCACGTTTGACGACCAGGAAATTTTCCGCCCCAAAGACACCGGAACGACAGCGCAAGAGTCTGTTCGGAACGCCTCAACGAGATCGCGATTCTTCCAG CACGCGCCGATTTTCCGAAAGTGACGACGATATGGCCACGTCCATCTTCACCACACCGCGTGGATCGCTTGGCGGTGTATCGCTGAACACCATTTCGTCCCGAGCTTCCATGCAGCACGATCCTGTTCCTCACTGCTCCAGCAAAGTAGGCGTAGTAATCACTTCCTACCGCCAGTCGCAACGCAG TATGGGACCGGACCCGCTATG GAGTAGCACATCGACGGCAGCGGCGGCATTCGCGATCGCTACCTCAGCCTCCAGCAATCCCCGGGATGAGCCCCCCGAGGTGGAGGCTAGGAACCGAAAGGAATCCGTCGTCAGCTCGCCGGCCACGATGCGAGTGCTGAACGTGCTGCGACACTGGGTGTCGAAGCACTTCCAGGACTTTGAGCAGGATGCAGCTCTGCGCAGTCAGACGATAGCCTTCCTGGACGACATCACCTGCAGTCCGAACCTATTGCCCACTGAGCATCGAGCTGCATCGCAACTGCTGCGACTACTCTGCCGCGACGACATCGACAGCGGGAAGCTAATGCTCGAGATACTGCTTACACCACCGCAG ACTCCGAGCAAAGAAAGCATCGAGACACTGTCGGCGCTGGAGATTGCGGAACAGATGACGTATTTGGATCACCAGATATTCCTGGCCATACGTAGCGA AGAGTTTCTTGGTCAGGCCTGGATGAAATCGGACAAAAAGTCGCGTGCGGAACATATCATTCTTATGACGAAACGTTTCAACGATGGCTCACGATTAGTTTGCTCGGAAATAGTGTCAAG GAGCAACATGGCAGCGCGGGTAGCGGCCATCGAGAAGTGGACAGCCGTGGCGGACATTTGCCGCTGCTTGCACAACTTTAACGGGGTGCTGCAGATCTGTGCCGCCTTCACGAATGCGGCCGTTTATCGACTGAAAAAGACCTGGGACAAAGTACCTAGAACA ATCAAATCGACAATCACTAAACTGCAGGCCGTGGTGTGCTCGGATGGAAGGTTTCGTGTGATGCGCGAGGCACTGCACCGGTGCGATCCACCCTGCATTCCGTACCTGGGCATGTATCTGACCGACCTGTCCTTCATCGAGGAGGGCACGCCCGACTTTACACCGGATGGACTGCTCAACTTCTCCAAAATGCGTATG ATTGCCCACGTTATACGTGAGATACGCCACTTCCAACAGACGCCGTACAAAATTGATCACATACCGAAAGTTACATCCTACCTCCTGGATACATCGTTGCTGCTGGACGACGACGAATTGTACCACAAATCATTGCAGATCGAACCGCGAAGCTCCCGTCTCAGTGCACCGAACACGGCGAACGTTTAA